From Leptospira kirschneri serovar Cynopteri str. 3522 CT, one genomic window encodes:
- a CDS encoding motility associated factor glycosyltransferase family protein, whose product MSHNLSEKTREIFGKKPYLSLYFQRPVDPGRNFDLKPAKNPEEWFLEFNGRALSSTIAPRTQAQRILQTQKISSTDLVVLIGLGNPHLIFEVHKSLEPGQVLLLVDEYPELIFPLWDGILEPVMDVPGRHLFLGNSALNLLWNYLESLPVERVSGIRVFRNTASTALNETYYSDLEIKIRKILSSKMSDLLTKFEFERIWVRNTFVNTANFPDSKNPRTRIESLKGKFLNTPAMLVSAGPSLRSQCEWISKVRDKVFLFSCDTSFKALLKFGIVPDGVITLDAQTHSFFHFMGAESSNVPLFADLVSSPSILRSQKFTKIVHSLTAKYVVDASGELKREVTAGSKTAEKLLGPIGDIQSGGSVATTAFDLLRNLGCKPIFLVGQDLAYSGREIHSTGTHHNEKWLTLIRRTQSLEKINEMIIRKRDTRFVRSANGDLVLTDYVLDLYRHWFEESFRSLDFSVYNVNSRGAQIANCENVSLEEADRILSSFPNHNFFWKEWIPWSDYNSPEISLKTAEDFRSNLLIKIQNILEEFSDPSIREISYDSVLSKFRTAIDNWEDLNFLIRKTEIYILRHKNTLDETRKKNLFLGAVLKEFSSLKRKLLSGIRS is encoded by the coding sequence ATGTCTCACAATCTTTCTGAAAAGACAAGAGAAATATTCGGGAAAAAGCCGTACTTATCCCTCTATTTCCAGAGACCTGTAGATCCGGGTCGTAACTTCGACCTCAAACCAGCTAAAAATCCAGAAGAATGGTTTTTAGAATTCAACGGACGCGCTCTTTCCAGCACGATCGCGCCTCGAACCCAAGCACAAAGAATTCTACAAACCCAGAAAATTTCTTCTACGGATCTAGTCGTGCTAATTGGTCTAGGAAATCCACATCTCATTTTTGAAGTTCATAAAAGTCTGGAACCGGGACAGGTTCTTCTTCTCGTGGACGAATATCCGGAACTTATCTTTCCTCTTTGGGATGGAATTTTAGAACCAGTGATGGATGTTCCAGGCAGACATTTGTTTTTAGGTAACTCTGCTTTAAATCTTCTTTGGAATTATTTAGAATCACTTCCGGTGGAACGAGTTTCCGGAATTCGGGTTTTTAGAAATACGGCAAGCACTGCACTCAACGAAACGTATTACAGCGATTTAGAAATTAAAATTCGTAAAATTCTTTCTTCTAAAATGAGCGACCTTTTGACTAAGTTCGAGTTTGAAAGAATCTGGGTTCGGAATACTTTTGTTAACACCGCAAATTTTCCGGATTCTAAAAATCCAAGAACTAGGATCGAGTCATTAAAAGGAAAATTTTTAAATACTCCTGCGATGTTAGTTTCTGCGGGCCCTTCTCTGAGAAGTCAGTGTGAATGGATTTCTAAAGTGAGAGACAAGGTTTTTTTATTTTCCTGTGACACTTCCTTTAAAGCCCTTCTGAAATTCGGTATTGTTCCAGACGGCGTGATCACTTTGGACGCACAGACCCATTCTTTCTTTCATTTTATGGGAGCGGAATCGTCTAACGTGCCTTTGTTTGCCGACTTGGTAAGTTCCCCTTCCATTTTGAGATCTCAAAAATTTACTAAAATTGTACATTCCTTAACCGCCAAATACGTCGTAGACGCAAGCGGTGAACTAAAACGGGAAGTAACTGCTGGTTCTAAAACTGCGGAAAAACTTTTAGGTCCGATCGGAGACATCCAATCCGGCGGAAGTGTGGCCACCACTGCATTTGATCTTTTACGAAACCTTGGATGTAAACCTATCTTTTTAGTGGGCCAAGACCTCGCTTATTCTGGAAGAGAAATTCATTCTACCGGTACTCATCATAACGAAAAATGGCTCACTTTAATTCGAAGAACACAAAGTTTAGAAAAAATCAACGAAATGATCATTCGAAAAAGAGACACTCGTTTTGTTCGGTCCGCAAATGGTGATTTAGTTTTAACCGATTACGTTTTAGATCTTTATAGACATTGGTTTGAAGAATCGTTTCGATCCTTGGACTTTTCCGTCTACAACGTGAATTCTCGCGGTGCCCAAATTGCAAACTGCGAAAACGTTTCTTTGGAAGAAGCAGATCGGATTCTTTCTTCGTTTCCAAATCATAATTTCTTTTGGAAAGAATGGATTCCCTGGAGCGACTACAATTCTCCCGAAATCAGTTTAAAGACCGCAGAAGACTTTCGTTCTAATCTTTTGATAAAAATCCAAAACATTTTGGAAGAATTTTCCGATCCTTCTATTCGAGAAATTTCCTACGATTCAGTTCTTTCTAAATTTAGAACTGCTATCGACAACTGGGAAGATCTTAATTTTTTAATCCGCAAAACCGAAATCTACATCTTACGCCATAAGAACACATTAGACGAAACTAGAAAGAAAAACTTATTTTTAGGTGCCGTTCTAAAGGAATTCTCCAGCCTAAAACGAAAACTTTTATCCGGAATCCGTTCTTAA
- the der gene encoding ribosome biogenesis GTPase Der has product MAKAVKKEISEEVLTVKAPYKKPGEKIPVVSIVGRQNVGKSTLFNSLLKKKLAITEDYPGVTRDVLSARIYQEDKDLDFYLCDTPGLDIENPDSLSQTILEAAYRQLRESDVIVFLLDKNLITTADHGLLNYLRREDSVAGKPIIYCVNKADKELDEFDLEEFYRMGLSEVLPISAIGRKNLGLLLEKIKFFLNEKPGKVWIEKISSSKKKGAQPLPLAEEDYEFRLAIIGKPNSGKSSLLNAICGYERAVVSDVAGTTRDSVDTLLEFGDRRLLLTDTAGIRKQSKTAEALEFYSYQRTIKVIESSDLVIHLLDAKKGFGDFDKKITSLLQEKGKPFLLAVNKWDSIKDKTDKTFKEYKEKLYSRFPLLNEVPILTISATERLRVHKLLDLAFDLASRSNRKVSTSELNKNLKNWMGLAGRSFSAHQPPKMLYCTQVSTSPFHLILFVNHVEYFKSNLVTFLKKKLTETYDLQGIPVRLEFRSDRK; this is encoded by the coding sequence ATGGCTAAAGCCGTAAAAAAAGAAATCTCCGAAGAAGTTTTAACTGTAAAAGCTCCCTATAAAAAACCGGGAGAAAAAATACCGGTCGTATCGATCGTTGGAAGACAAAACGTAGGTAAGTCTACATTATTCAATTCTCTCTTAAAGAAAAAACTGGCGATTACGGAAGACTATCCAGGTGTGACACGTGACGTTCTTTCCGCAAGAATTTATCAAGAAGACAAGGATCTGGATTTTTATCTTTGTGATACTCCCGGGCTTGACATAGAAAATCCCGATTCGCTTTCTCAAACTATATTAGAAGCTGCTTATAGACAATTGAGGGAATCGGATGTGATCGTATTTTTACTGGATAAAAATTTGATTACTACGGCGGACCACGGCCTTCTCAATTATTTAAGAAGAGAAGATAGTGTGGCTGGCAAACCGATCATCTATTGTGTCAACAAAGCGGACAAGGAACTAGATGAGTTCGATCTGGAAGAATTTTATAGGATGGGACTTTCGGAAGTATTGCCGATTTCTGCGATTGGAAGAAAAAATTTAGGTCTTCTACTTGAGAAAATTAAGTTTTTCTTAAATGAAAAACCGGGAAAAGTATGGATCGAAAAAATTTCATCTTCCAAAAAAAAAGGCGCACAACCTCTTCCGTTGGCGGAAGAGGATTATGAATTTAGACTTGCGATTATTGGAAAACCCAATTCTGGAAAATCCAGTCTTTTAAACGCTATTTGTGGTTATGAGCGTGCTGTGGTAAGTGACGTAGCGGGAACTACCCGTGATTCCGTAGATACTCTATTAGAATTTGGTGATAGACGTTTGCTTCTGACGGATACAGCTGGAATTCGAAAACAAAGTAAAACCGCGGAAGCCCTAGAGTTTTATTCCTATCAAAGAACTATCAAGGTGATAGAATCTAGCGATTTGGTAATTCATCTTTTGGACGCAAAAAAAGGGTTTGGGGATTTTGATAAAAAGATCACCTCACTCCTTCAAGAAAAAGGAAAACCATTTTTGCTTGCGGTCAACAAATGGGATTCGATCAAAGATAAAACCGATAAAACTTTTAAAGAATATAAGGAAAAACTATACAGTCGTTTTCCGTTATTAAACGAAGTGCCCATTCTTACAATCAGCGCGACCGAAAGGCTCAGGGTTCATAAACTTTTGGATCTTGCGTTCGATTTGGCTTCCAGATCGAACAGAAAAGTAAGTACTTCCGAACTTAATAAAAATCTAAAAAACTGGATGGGACTTGCGGGAAGATCTTTTTCTGCACATCAACCTCCTAAGATGCTTTATTGTACACAAGTGTCCACTTCTCCCTTTCATCTCATTTTGTTTGTAAATCACGTAGAATACTTTAAATCGAATTTAGTTACTTTTCTGAAAAAGAAACTCACGGAAACCTACGACCTTCAAGGAATTCCGGTTCGATTGGAGTTTCGATCGGATCGAAAATGA
- a CDS encoding chromosome segregation SMC family protein: MYLKSLNIVGFKTFADETEILLDPGFTAVVGPNGSGKSNIVDAVKWVFGEKSAKGLRGDKMDDVIFHGSEARKPAGYAEVSVIFDNSSKLIKMDYPTVKMTRRLYMDGNNEYCINDSRVQRKDVEKLLMDTGIGKSSYSIMEQGKVDRILHSKPEERRLIFEEAAGISRFKVERQEALKRLEDTKQNLLRIQDIMGSMKKEMEIKEKQAEKAEAYFKLKSELDETDKIIRYLKFSTLTKKLKASEEELQGIKDKNQILLDTIGEETGRIEILEKDKSEIEKRVSEIDKKLYDHLSQTKIQKEKIEKNKQIILEYEERISEMTETLNGEESSLSLLVIDLERIQKECFELEGEIELLQEEIQKLKDSKSGLEKQIEDENLSVLEKESRIATNDKSHNELREKLKEVIFELISQLESRKKEAIDTENRRKELKEFLLSKISEYSVQLEELKRNLEFSEKSKIAIFLETLQLGEVQSKLEEFVHLEDMIRNILFDRDGFLSRKETLDQQIEDLILENENLTRSIKDSGLKIESLRESLEANKEQTVFLEKKVLELSSEKNSRLEICKSIQLRKEEIEKRIQNAKDSIQNVISKKQEFEKEVSELEQQIESSYNEFLDMSRALESEKESLRNILKEIQNLKHDIQKNQDDFKNLIPVLTEKERTVSGLKVQIDSFTEELYNDYSISEQELVSEFQNRNLERTKEEVKLKKLKSDIQMLGSINPLSIEEYRSVKEIYEHHRVQKEDIEKSKADVEEVLGRINEESEKLFRETFEKIRENFQETFSTLFNGGRAILELTENEDSLNAGIEIMAEPPGKHVQNLRLLSGGEKSMTAIALLFAIYMVKPSPFCFLDEIDAALDEANKLRFCQILDKFKDKSQFIVITHAQSTINRANSLFGVTNEEPGISRILSLKLDEASSIAEKVTEAVV, from the coding sequence ATGTATTTAAAAAGTCTGAATATTGTTGGATTCAAAACGTTCGCGGACGAAACCGAAATTTTACTCGATCCAGGATTTACGGCGGTCGTAGGTCCGAACGGAAGTGGTAAGTCGAATATCGTAGACGCTGTAAAATGGGTCTTTGGAGAAAAGTCAGCCAAAGGACTTCGCGGAGACAAAATGGACGACGTGATTTTTCACGGTTCCGAAGCGCGTAAACCGGCGGGTTATGCGGAGGTATCCGTTATCTTCGATAATTCTTCCAAACTCATCAAAATGGATTATCCGACGGTAAAGATGACTCGTCGTCTTTACATGGATGGAAACAACGAATATTGTATCAACGATTCTCGCGTTCAAAGAAAGGACGTAGAAAAACTTCTGATGGATACCGGGATCGGTAAGTCTTCTTATTCGATCATGGAACAAGGTAAAGTGGATCGGATTTTACATTCTAAACCGGAAGAAAGAAGACTGATTTTTGAAGAAGCCGCTGGAATTTCCAGATTCAAGGTAGAACGTCAAGAAGCGCTTAAACGTTTAGAAGACACAAAACAGAATTTACTCCGTATTCAAGACATCATGGGTTCCATGAAAAAAGAAATGGAAATCAAAGAAAAACAAGCGGAGAAAGCGGAAGCTTATTTTAAACTGAAATCCGAGTTAGACGAAACGGATAAAATAATACGTTATCTGAAATTTTCCACTCTTACCAAAAAGTTAAAAGCTTCTGAAGAGGAACTTCAGGGGATCAAAGATAAAAATCAAATTTTATTAGATACAATCGGGGAAGAAACCGGTAGAATTGAAATATTAGAAAAAGATAAATCGGAAATTGAAAAGAGGGTTTCCGAAATCGATAAAAAGTTATACGATCATCTGTCTCAAACAAAAATCCAAAAAGAGAAAATAGAAAAAAATAAACAGATCATTTTAGAATACGAAGAAAGAATCTCGGAGATGACGGAGACCTTGAACGGAGAAGAATCTTCATTGAGTTTACTCGTCATCGATTTGGAAAGAATTCAAAAAGAATGTTTCGAATTGGAAGGAGAAATAGAACTCCTTCAAGAAGAGATTCAAAAACTAAAAGATTCTAAATCCGGACTTGAAAAACAAATCGAGGACGAAAATCTTTCCGTTCTTGAAAAAGAATCTAGGATCGCAACCAACGATAAGTCTCACAATGAACTTCGTGAAAAACTCAAAGAAGTCATTTTTGAACTCATTAGCCAACTTGAATCTAGAAAGAAAGAAGCCATCGATACGGAAAATAGAAGAAAAGAATTAAAAGAATTCTTACTTTCTAAAATATCAGAATATTCCGTTCAACTAGAAGAGTTGAAAAGGAATTTAGAATTTTCCGAAAAATCCAAGATAGCCATCTTTCTAGAAACCTTACAATTAGGTGAAGTTCAATCTAAACTAGAAGAGTTTGTTCATTTAGAAGATATGATTCGAAACATTCTTTTTGATCGGGACGGATTTTTATCCAGAAAGGAAACTTTAGATCAACAGATCGAAGATTTGATTTTAGAAAACGAAAATCTGACTAGAAGTATCAAAGATTCCGGTTTAAAAATAGAATCCTTGAGGGAAAGTTTAGAAGCCAATAAGGAACAAACTGTATTTCTAGAAAAAAAAGTTTTAGAGCTTAGTTCCGAAAAAAATTCTAGATTAGAAATTTGTAAATCGATTCAACTTAGAAAAGAGGAGATCGAAAAAAGAATTCAAAATGCAAAGGATTCTATCCAGAATGTGATTTCTAAAAAACAAGAATTTGAAAAGGAAGTTTCCGAATTAGAACAACAGATCGAATCTAGCTACAATGAATTTTTAGATATGAGTCGTGCTTTGGAGTCCGAAAAAGAATCTCTTAGAAATATTTTGAAAGAGATTCAAAATCTGAAACACGACATACAAAAAAATCAGGACGATTTTAAAAATCTGATCCCGGTCTTAACAGAAAAAGAAAGAACCGTTTCCGGTTTAAAGGTACAGATCGATTCTTTTACCGAAGAACTTTATAACGATTATTCTATTTCTGAACAGGAACTCGTTTCCGAATTTCAAAATCGAAATTTGGAAAGAACAAAAGAAGAAGTAAAACTAAAAAAATTAAAATCCGACATTCAAATGCTTGGTTCGATCAATCCTCTTTCTATCGAAGAGTATAGAAGTGTAAAAGAAATCTACGAACACCATCGTGTGCAAAAAGAAGATATAGAAAAATCCAAAGCAGACGTAGAAGAGGTTCTTGGGAGAATTAACGAAGAATCGGAAAAATTATTCCGTGAGACGTTTGAAAAGATCCGGGAAAATTTTCAGGAAACATTTTCCACACTTTTCAACGGAGGACGGGCGATCTTAGAACTGACTGAAAACGAAGATAGCCTCAATGCTGGAATTGAAATTATGGCCGAACCTCCCGGAAAACACGTTCAAAATCTAAGACTTTTATCAGGTGGTGAAAAATCAATGACAGCGATCGCATTACTTTTTGCGATTTATATGGTCAAACCTTCTCCATTTTGTTTTCTGGATGAGATAGATGCTGCGTTAGACGAAGCGAATAAACTTAGATTTTGTCAGATCTTGGATAAGTTCAAAGACAAGTCTCAGTTTATAGTCATCACTCACGCTCAGTCTACGATCAACAGAGCCAATTCTCTTTTTGGGGTTACAAATGAAGAGCCGGGGATTTCTAGAATTCTTTCTTTAAAGTTGGACGAGGCTTCTTCCATTGCAGAGAAGGTAACGGAAGCGGTGGTTTAG
- a CDS encoding DUF1564 domain-containing protein produces the protein MDILLLDDGQKIESALVENAVGTDSLLVPNDYWNRLNSQERKALRGKLPILLRKYSKQIASMKRLHYKAGKIKYNRGVGKMKKFSIRVHTGVWSTLGVLAAAHGVSRCYLFNYMLWLEELGGKEDFFVKTLNQGVPSFHWTYKMIWKIDRRQNLISRELKLEPNPMTNRYPYYLTS, from the coding sequence ATGGATATTCTTTTATTAGATGACGGTCAAAAAATTGAGTCTGCTTTGGTAGAAAATGCTGTTGGTACGGATTCTCTTTTGGTGCCGAATGATTATTGGAATCGTTTGAACTCGCAAGAAAGAAAAGCCCTTCGGGGCAAACTTCCCATTTTATTGAGAAAATATTCTAAACAGATCGCCTCGATGAAACGTCTTCATTACAAGGCGGGTAAAATCAAATACAATCGGGGCGTTGGTAAGATGAAGAAGTTTAGCATTCGGGTTCATACCGGGGTTTGGTCGACCTTGGGTGTGTTGGCTGCGGCTCATGGGGTTTCGAGGTGTTATCTTTTTAATTATATGCTCTGGTTGGAGGAGCTTGGTGGGAAGGAGGATTTTTTTGTGAAAACTTTGAACCAAGGAGTTCCTAGTTTTCACTGGACTTACAAAATGATTTGGAAGATTGACAGGAGACAAAATCTCATTTCGAGAGAACTAAAACTCGAACCAAACCCAATGACAAATAGATACCCATACTATTTAACTTCATAA
- a CDS encoding Cys-rich protein: MTLKHFFLLILSFLILAGSSLSAQSASCNEVCGFYSGCVDQNAPRKLSAEEKNKVKTGCLNSCKKHSAAVIACFENHKSQCKPFNECIVSTYNTNKK, encoded by the coding sequence ATGACGTTGAAACATTTCTTTCTATTGATTCTTTCTTTTCTAATTTTAGCAGGTTCTTCTCTATCTGCTCAATCCGCGTCTTGTAATGAAGTTTGCGGTTTTTATTCTGGCTGTGTGGATCAAAACGCGCCTAGAAAACTCAGCGCCGAAGAAAAAAACAAAGTAAAAACCGGTTGCCTCAATTCGTGTAAAAAACACAGCGCCGCCGTTATAGCTTGTTTTGAGAATCATAAGAGTCAGTGTAAACCGTTTAACGAGTGTATCGTAAGCACTTACAACACGAATAAAAAATAA
- the plsY gene encoding glycerol-3-phosphate 1-O-acyltransferase PlsY codes for MNFPIFALFSFISGSIPFGYWIALRFAGVDIRKLGSKNIGATNVGRLIGWKFGFVVLALDITKGMLPVYLSGVYVPEGGIPFQLFCGVCAVLGHMFSPFLGFRGGKGVATTFGVFLVLTPIACLGAVLVFWVVYKFFKFVSLGSIFASITLPLVYAFYTILLLHEEVSYWVLGTMVFISLGIMLTHRENIIRILNRSELFAVKGEEQDGDSERNRR; via the coding sequence ATGAATTTTCCAATTTTTGCATTGTTTAGTTTTATTTCTGGTTCGATTCCTTTTGGATATTGGATTGCACTTCGGTTTGCCGGAGTGGATATTCGCAAATTAGGAAGTAAGAATATAGGAGCGACTAACGTAGGTCGTCTGATCGGATGGAAGTTCGGTTTTGTAGTTTTAGCTTTGGATATAACAAAAGGAATGCTTCCGGTATATCTTTCGGGTGTTTACGTTCCGGAAGGAGGGATTCCGTTTCAATTGTTCTGCGGGGTTTGTGCCGTATTAGGACATATGTTTTCTCCTTTTTTAGGATTTAGGGGAGGCAAAGGTGTTGCAACTACGTTCGGAGTTTTTTTAGTCCTGACTCCAATTGCTTGTTTAGGAGCCGTTTTGGTTTTTTGGGTAGTATATAAATTTTTTAAATTTGTATCCTTAGGATCAATTTTTGCTTCCATTACTCTTCCACTTGTTTATGCTTTTTACACGATCCTACTCTTACATGAAGAAGTTTCGTATTGGGTTTTGGGAACTATGGTGTTTATCTCTTTAGGGATCATGCTGACTCATAGAGAAAATATCATTCGGATCTTAAACAGATCAGAACTGTTCGCGGTCAAAGGTGAGGAACAAGACGGTGATTCAGAGAGAAATCGACGATAA